From the Candidatus Delongbacteria bacterium genome, the window TGACCTTTGACAACATGTGGAAAGAAAATATAGGTTTTGTCTTCCTGAATCCTCTCAATAGGAATCTCTTTAACACCAAAAATAATATCACAATTATCAACTGAGTCAACAATTTCTGCACCCATTTCAGCATAACGTTCATCAGAAAATATTCTGTTATTAGAACTTTCTAGAACAGTTTTTATATTCATTTCATTTTCCAAGATCTTAATGTGACTTGGAATTATAGGAACTCTTCGTTCCAGTGCTATTTTATCTTCACGTCTTATACCAATGACTTTCATGACAATCTCCCGAAATATTTATTTGTGCATTCCTATTAGCATAATACTAATTTTAATAAGCATAAATCAAGCTAATAATCGTTTTTAATATTATCACCTTTGTAAATAACTCTGTAGTAGCAGCTATAGGATCAATATTAAGTTGATTTTTCTATGAATTATTATTGTCTATTGATAGTTTTTTAATACTTCGTATAAATTATAGCTTATAATTTTGGGTTATAATTTTAGCTCATTCTTTATATCATCACATCCTAAATATTGAAAACAGAAACAATTAAAAAATTAAACTGGATTAAAAACAAAAAAGAACATAATTTAACAATCAAAATGGAGTCGTTTATGTATACAATTTTTATGATAACAATTCTGGTTACAAATCTTCTGGTCATTGATATCTACTCGCCAAAAGCTCCACCAGCCATTCCGTTGATTAACAGTTCTATTTTACAAAATGTAATTTTTTATGACAACCTGAATACTGCCATTGTTCCAAAATTATTGAAAAAAGAAATAGGTTTATATATTATACCCACAAATGTTGCTGCAAAACTGTACAACAAGGGATTAGATATTATTGTTTTAGGAACTCTAAGTGAAGGGTTTATCTATTTTTGTTCTACTGATGGATCTGATTACAATAATCTTGATGAAAAAGAGATTTATGTAGGCGGTAAAGGTTCTTCTCCAGATGTGATAAATAATATGTTAATAAAAAATGTTAAAAATATTAGATATTCAGGATCTTCTGAAATAGCAAAATTGATGATAGCAGGTAAAATCTCAAATTGTATTTTACCACAACCATTGGCATCAATGGTTTATTTTTCTGCAGATGCAAAACTTCAAGATTTAAGAAAAAGATATAAAGAAAAATTCTTAACTGAAAATATCCCTCAGGTTTGTATGGTAATTGACAGGAATTATTACTCTGAAAATAGAAATGAGATAGATAGAATTATTCTTGATTATAAAAGGGAAATTGATCAAATATATAGTGGCCAAATCAATGCTGAAATTATCCTTGATAAACTTAAGTGGAATATGACAGAAGATCAGTTGAAAATTGCTATAAAAACAATGAATCTAAGTTTCTCGTTAGATATTGAATCAATCACAATCTATTTAAAAAACTTGCTTAGTACAACTCCAGAAACTATCGGAGGAAAGCTTCCTGATGAAAAGATATTTATTCCATAAATTTAATAAAATTGTTTCAATACTCTTTTTATTTATTATCTGGTATGCTATATCATTAACAACTAATCCTATAATTTTACCGTCTCCACTTGTTGTTTTAAGTGATTTTATTCAATTATTAAGTGAATCATCTTTTTATAGCTCAACTTATAATACATTGCTATCTACTTGGCTGGGTACTTTTGGAGCAATCTTCACTGGTGTTTTTTTGGGTTACCTTTCAGCAATCTCAAGAAAAGTTGACAACATGATCAATCCACTTACCCTTGTTATTCAGTCTGCACCTATAATATCATGGATACTTTTATCTTTGATATGGTTTGACAACAGTATAATTCCCGTCATAGTTGTTGGGTTTTCAGCTATGCCAATTGTCTACATAACTGTAAGAACTGAATTGTTTAAAGTATTTGATGAATACAAAGAGTTTATCAAAATCTACCATCTTAAGGGTTTAAAACTATTTAAAAACATACTCTTACCGGCAATATTTATTTCCCTAAAAAGTTCTATAAGGATTGTTACAGAATTAGCTTTGAAAATTTCTGTTATGGCTGAAGTAATTTCTAATGCGACT encodes:
- a CDS encoding ABC transporter permease subunit gives rise to the protein MKRYLFHKFNKIVSILFLFIIWYAISLTTNPIILPSPLVVLSDFIQLLSESSFYSSTYNTLLSTWLGTFGAIFTGVFLGYLSAISRKVDNMINPLTLVIQSAPIISWILLSLIWFDNSIIPVIVVGFSAMPIVYITVRTELFKVFDEYKEFIKIYHLKGLKLFKNILLPAIFISLKSSIRIVTELALKISVMAEVISNATGGLGEGLNNFWINVETSKVIAITLGLIIITTINVKIVNRILIFFLGKYQW